One Artemia franciscana chromosome 7, ASM3288406v1, whole genome shotgun sequence DNA segment encodes these proteins:
- the LOC136029307 gene encoding uncharacterized protein LOC136029307 has product MILPVRYLYAISSLFGFKVRPNKPTTSVENPVITTNQPGSILPVRDEASPMPAIQDTNIANLAFSNNAEAEDSRTQFPWWFLEWQDACSKSPSSTSSPLAKLTCRGDPLVKATQGYTRFSVSSQIRGNGTCSLWLGPADFKIDDEVLALATPENRRCPPWRIRDPEYLCRRVWLCVFPDKNDRILRKKCPIGQERNFTGECLKVYKHSKNKGDITT; this is encoded by the exons ATGATTTTGCCAGTTCGCTATTTGTATGCCATCTCCAGCCTTTTCGGGTTTAAAGTAAGGCCAAACAAACCAACTACTTCAGTAGAAAATCCGGTGATAACCACAAATCAACCAGGATCCATCCTACCGGTCCGAGATGAAGCTTCACCTATGCCAGCAATACAAGACACAAATATAGCAAATTTAGCTTTCAGCAACAATGCG gaagcaGAGGATTCTCGAACTCAGTTTCCATGGTGGTTCCTCGAATGGCAAGATGCGTGTTCCAAATCCCCCTCGTCAACCAGCTCTCCGCTAGCCAAATTAACCTGTAGGGGTGACCCACTAGTAAAGGCGACTCAGGGTTACACCCGGTTCAGTGTTTCAAGCCAGATACGGGGCAATGGAACGTGTTCATTGTGGCTTGGACCAGCCGACTTCAAAATTGATGATGAAGTATTGGCATTAGCCACCCCTGAAAATAGAAGATGTCCGCCATGGCGTATTCGTGATCCAGAATACTTGTGTAGACGTGTCTGGCTGTGCGTATTCCCTGACAAAAATGAcagaattcttagaaaaaagtGTCCAATTGGACAAGAAAGAAACTTTACCGGCGAGTGTTTAAAAGTCTATAAACACTCAAAGAATAAAGGCGATATTACAACATAA